In the Pseudonocardia cypriaca genome, one interval contains:
- a CDS encoding SRPBCC family protein, translated as MAQVTARTERTIDAPAERVRAALADYENVRPAILTDHYRDYRVEAGGQGEGTRAHWLLQATSKRVRDQLVEVSTPGEDRIVERDANSSMVTTWTVTPAGADRSVVAVESSWNGAGGIGGFFERTFAPKGLQRIHGGVLENLASSLRG; from the coding sequence ATGGCACAGGTGACGGCGCGGACCGAGCGCACGATCGACGCACCCGCCGAGCGGGTGCGCGCTGCGCTCGCCGACTACGAGAACGTGCGGCCGGCGATCCTCACCGACCACTACCGGGACTACCGCGTGGAAGCCGGCGGCCAGGGCGAGGGGACTCGCGCGCACTGGCTCCTGCAGGCCACCAGCAAGCGGGTGCGCGACCAGCTCGTGGAGGTCAGCACGCCCGGCGAGGACCGGATCGTCGAGCGCGACGCGAACTCGAGCATGGTCACCACCTGGACCGTCACCCCCGCCGGGGCCGACCGGAGCGTCGTCGCGGTGGAGAGCAGCTGGAACGGCGCGGGCGGCATCGGCGGGTTCTTCGAGCGCACCTTCGCACCCAAGGGCCTGCAACGGATCCACGGCGGCGTCCTGGAGAACCTCGCGTCCTCGCTGCGCGGCTGA
- a CDS encoding AMP-binding protein, with translation MNPLFPALLDPDDRPALRFGDDALTYRQLAGAAGALAGSLAGCKRVAVHATPTIHTAVGVTAALLAGVAAVPVNPKLGERELGHVVGDCAPDVALAAPGATLPGPLGALPRIDVDLTATGSAPAQQPPPDVPALVIYTSGTTGPPKGAVLPRSAVAYDLDALAEAWDWTADDLLAHALPLFHVHGLVLGVLGPLRRGGGLHHIGRLDAPVLAAAGASMVFGVPTQYHRLADQLESDAESAKEIGRARLLVSGSAALTAVDHARLHRATGLAVRERYGLTETLILTAARAADEPEVGTVGGPLRGTEIRLAPVPGGEDDGLGAVEVRGPSLFNGYLNRPDATAAAHTADGWFATGDIGRWTESGALAIVGRSATDLIKSGGYKIGAGEIENALLEHPGVAEAAVLGVPDADLGERIVAHVVPAGAAPPERELIDHVAALLAPHKRPREIRFTEALPRNDMGKVQKSRLPRE, from the coding sequence GTGAACCCGCTGTTCCCCGCTCTCCTCGACCCGGACGACCGGCCCGCGCTGCGGTTCGGCGACGACGCGCTCACCTACCGGCAGCTCGCGGGGGCCGCCGGGGCGCTCGCGGGTTCGCTCGCTGGGTGCAAGCGCGTCGCCGTGCACGCCACGCCGACGATCCACACGGCGGTCGGCGTCACGGCGGCGCTGCTCGCGGGCGTCGCCGCGGTCCCGGTCAACCCGAAGCTGGGGGAGCGGGAGCTGGGCCACGTGGTCGGCGACTGCGCGCCCGACGTGGCGTTGGCCGCGCCCGGAGCGACGCTGCCCGGTCCGCTCGGGGCGCTCCCGCGGATCGACGTCGACCTCACCGCCACCGGATCCGCGCCGGCACAGCAGCCGCCGCCGGACGTCCCGGCGCTCGTGATCTACACGTCCGGCACCACCGGCCCGCCGAAGGGTGCGGTGCTGCCGCGCAGTGCCGTGGCGTACGACCTCGACGCGCTCGCCGAGGCGTGGGACTGGACGGCCGACGACCTGCTCGCCCATGCACTGCCGCTGTTCCACGTGCACGGGCTGGTGCTCGGCGTGCTCGGCCCGCTGCGCCGCGGCGGCGGCCTGCACCACATCGGCAGGCTGGACGCGCCGGTGCTCGCCGCGGCGGGGGCGTCGATGGTGTTCGGCGTGCCGACGCAGTACCACCGGCTCGCCGACCAGCTCGAGTCCGACGCGGAGTCGGCGAAGGAGATCGGGCGGGCCCGGCTGCTCGTGTCCGGGTCGGCCGCGCTCACCGCCGTCGACCACGCCCGCCTGCACCGCGCCACCGGTCTGGCCGTGCGTGAGCGGTACGGGCTCACCGAGACGCTGATCCTGACGGCTGCGCGGGCCGCCGACGAGCCCGAGGTCGGCACGGTCGGCGGCCCGCTGCGCGGAACCGAGATCCGGCTCGCGCCGGTGCCGGGCGGCGAGGACGACGGGCTGGGCGCGGTCGAGGTGCGCGGACCGAGCCTGTTCAACGGCTACCTCAACCGTCCGGACGCCACCGCCGCCGCGCACACCGCGGACGGCTGGTTCGCCACCGGCGACATCGGCCGCTGGACCGAGAGCGGCGCGCTCGCGATCGTCGGGCGCAGCGCCACCGACCTGATCAAGTCCGGCGGCTACAAGATCGGAGCAGGGGAGATCGAGAACGCGCTGCTGGAACACCCGGGAGTGGCGGAGGCGGCGGTCCTCGGGGTGCCGGACGCCGACCTCGGGGAGCGGATCGTCGCGCACGTCGTGCCGGCGGGCGCCGCCCCGCCGGAACGGGAGCTGATCGACCACGTCGCCGCGCTGCTCGCGCCCCACAAGCGGCCGCGCGAGATCCGGTTCACCGAGGCGCTGCCGCGCAACGACATGGGGAAGGTGCAGAAGTCCCGCCTTCCGCGGGAGTGA
- a CDS encoding TetR/AcrR family transcriptional regulator translates to MSDVPPPAEPGARERILAAAEELFAETGFDATPTSRIAERAGVPKGLVHYYFKRKPDLLSALVERLPEDRVDLGAVVVPGDVAASLHRLVEALDRALDSSAMLSHLLWREADTHPAVLDALKARFDRMVGQIRQVVAAARPAGCPRADVDCAAQLLASAISYRHSVARHAEDGQDAMHRELRFLADALAAGAGVSGGVA, encoded by the coding sequence ATGAGCGACGTCCCGCCGCCCGCCGAGCCCGGCGCCCGCGAGCGGATCCTCGCGGCCGCCGAGGAGCTCTTCGCGGAGACCGGTTTCGACGCCACACCCACATCGCGCATCGCCGAGCGGGCGGGCGTGCCGAAGGGCCTCGTCCACTACTACTTCAAGCGCAAGCCGGACCTGCTGTCCGCGCTGGTCGAACGGCTGCCGGAGGATCGCGTCGACCTGGGCGCGGTCGTCGTGCCCGGCGACGTGGCGGCCAGCCTGCACCGCCTCGTCGAGGCGTTGGACCGGGCGCTCGACTCGTCGGCGATGCTGTCGCACCTGCTGTGGCGCGAGGCCGACACCCACCCGGCGGTGCTCGACGCGCTGAAGGCGCGCTTCGACCGCATGGTCGGGCAGATCCGCCAGGTCGTCGCGGCCGCCCGCCCAGCGGGCTGCCCGCGGGCCGACGTCGACTGCGCTGCTCAGCTGCTCGCCTCGGCGATCAGCTACCGGCACTCGGTGGCCCGGCACGCCGAGGACGGGCAGGACGCCATGCACCGGGAGCTGCGCTTCCTCGCCGACGCACTGGCCGCCGGAGCGGGCGTGAGCGGCGGCGTCGCTTAG
- a CDS encoding TetR/AcrR family transcriptional regulator: MTPLDAETARTRLLDAAEELFYARGIQSVGMDEIRSGAGLPLKRVYALYPAKESLVEAYLQRRDVRWRGRLAAAVEEVADPRERVLAVFDWLGAWFREPGFRGCAWINGFGELGAVSEVVVRQVRSHKQAFADYVAGLVADAGLPVDLGPQLVLLAEGAMVTAGILGTDAPAAQARTAAEALLREGVDRRTNVL; the protein is encoded by the coding sequence ATGACGCCGCTCGACGCCGAGACCGCCCGCACCCGCCTGCTCGACGCCGCGGAGGAGCTGTTCTACGCCCGGGGCATCCAGTCGGTCGGCATGGACGAGATCCGCAGTGGCGCCGGCCTGCCCCTCAAGCGCGTCTACGCGCTGTACCCGGCGAAGGAGAGCCTCGTCGAGGCCTACCTGCAGCGCCGGGACGTCCGGTGGCGCGGGCGGCTCGCGGCCGCCGTCGAGGAGGTGGCGGACCCGCGCGAACGCGTCCTCGCGGTGTTCGACTGGCTCGGCGCGTGGTTCCGGGAGCCCGGGTTCCGCGGCTGCGCGTGGATCAACGGGTTCGGTGAGCTGGGTGCCGTGTCGGAGGTCGTGGTGCGGCAGGTCAGGTCCCACAAGCAGGCCTTCGCCGACTACGTCGCCGGTCTCGTCGCCGACGCGGGACTGCCGGTGGACCTCGGTCCGCAGCTGGTGCTGCTCGCCGAGGGCGCCATGGTCACGGCCGGCATCCTCGGTACGGACGCTCCCGCGGCCCAGGCGCGCACCGCGGCGGAAGCGCTGCTGCGCGAGGGTGTTGATCGGAGAACGAACGTTCTCTAG
- a CDS encoding FAD-binding oxidoreductase translates to MPPPADPLVADLLAALPADRVVVDPDVVAPFLHDEAEWAPYGRAAAVVRPRSTAEVAAVVAACARHVRPLVPRGAGTGLSGGANAVDGCVVLSTERMREIVEIDEAERLAVVQPGVVNDDLRAAVAQRGLWYPPDPASSPWSTIGGNVATNAGGLCCVKYGVTRDYVLALEVVTAAGDVVRVGRRTAKGVAGYDLAGLMVGSEGTLGVITEITVRLRPLRTGSPRTVVGFFDTLTAAGDAVSRVTARGLQPSAFELIDRVCLRAVNDWKHAGLPEDAAVLLLAQTDLPEPAAEQEAAAIHAEFEAAGAREAVFSTDPTEADALFDARRVAYPALEQRGDAMLTEDVCLPRGRLAEMLARVEDIAARHDVLIANIAHAGDGNLHPLLITPHGDEAARRRAQAAFADIVDSALELGGTVTGEHGVGLLKLPGMRAELGPEVLALQRAVKQALDPHGILNPGKVVA, encoded by the coding sequence GTGCCGCCTCCCGCTGATCCACTCGTCGCGGACCTGCTCGCCGCGCTCCCGGCCGACCGCGTCGTCGTCGACCCGGACGTCGTGGCGCCGTTCCTGCACGACGAGGCCGAGTGGGCGCCGTACGGGCGGGCCGCCGCGGTGGTGCGGCCGCGCAGCACGGCCGAGGTCGCCGCGGTCGTCGCGGCCTGCGCCCGGCACGTGCGCCCCCTGGTGCCGCGCGGCGCGGGCACCGGCCTGTCCGGCGGGGCGAACGCGGTGGACGGGTGCGTGGTGCTGTCCACCGAGCGGATGCGCGAGATCGTCGAGATCGACGAGGCCGAGCGGCTCGCCGTCGTCCAGCCGGGCGTGGTCAACGACGACCTGCGCGCGGCGGTGGCGCAACGCGGCCTGTGGTACCCGCCGGACCCGGCGAGCTCGCCGTGGTCGACGATCGGCGGCAACGTCGCCACCAACGCGGGCGGCCTGTGCTGCGTGAAGTACGGCGTCACCCGCGACTACGTGCTCGCGCTCGAGGTCGTCACCGCGGCGGGCGACGTGGTGCGGGTCGGGCGACGCACCGCGAAGGGCGTCGCGGGCTACGACCTCGCCGGGCTCATGGTCGGCTCCGAGGGCACCCTCGGGGTGATCACCGAGATCACCGTGCGGCTGCGGCCGCTGCGCACCGGCTCACCGCGCACCGTCGTCGGCTTCTTCGACACGCTCACCGCGGCCGGGGACGCGGTCTCCCGGGTCACCGCGCGCGGGCTGCAGCCCTCGGCGTTCGAGCTGATCGACCGCGTGTGCCTGCGCGCCGTCAACGACTGGAAGCACGCAGGCCTGCCCGAGGACGCGGCCGTGCTGCTGCTCGCCCAGACCGACCTCCCCGAGCCCGCCGCCGAGCAGGAGGCCGCGGCGATCCACGCGGAGTTCGAGGCCGCAGGCGCGCGGGAAGCCGTCTTCTCGACCGACCCCACCGAGGCCGACGCGCTCTTCGACGCCCGGCGCGTGGCCTACCCGGCGCTGGAGCAGCGCGGCGACGCGATGCTCACCGAGGACGTCTGCCTCCCACGCGGGCGGCTCGCCGAGATGCTCGCCCGCGTCGAGGACATCGCCGCGCGGCACGACGTGCTGATCGCCAACATCGCGCACGCGGGCGACGGCAACCTGCACCCGCTGCTCATCACCCCGCACGGCGACGAAGCCGCGAGGCGCAGGGCGCAGGCGGCGTTCGCCGACATCGTCGACTCCGCGCTCGAGCTCGGGGGCACCGTCACCGGCGAGCACGGCGTCGGGCTGCTCAAGCTGCCCGGTATGCGAGCCGAGCTCGGCCCAGAGGTCCTCGCGCTGCAACGCGCGGTGAAGCAGGCTCTGGATCCCCACGGGATCCTCAACCCCGGCAAGGTGGTCGCGTGA
- a CDS encoding glycoside hydrolase family 16 protein — translation MSVLLQAMVGACVVLAAGQVAPAPPDPSECATTAAERHGWGEPTRRSDFSDGLPGDWHPYGPEPGHDEKGIRTPEAITVADGVVTISATQDGTTGAMSWHPGQRYGRWEACVRSEAASGGLNALLLLWPVAEDFPVGGEIDWMEIMSDDRQETSFFLHYGPDNDQDHGSVRHDSTRWSAYALEWTPEKITAYVDGEEWYATTDAEKFPPRPMNMTMQLDYFPPAGGPAAMHMDWAMQWALPESEPAELSLAPGDPATGQPDDYPERAPRRLG, via the coding sequence ATGTCCGTTCTACTGCAGGCGATGGTCGGCGCGTGTGTGGTGCTGGCCGCCGGCCAGGTCGCGCCGGCGCCACCCGACCCGTCGGAGTGCGCCACCACGGCAGCCGAACGCCACGGCTGGGGTGAGCCGACCCGGCGCTCCGACTTCTCCGACGGCCTGCCCGGCGACTGGCACCCGTACGGCCCGGAGCCGGGCCACGACGAGAAGGGCATCCGCACCCCGGAGGCGATCACGGTGGCGGACGGCGTCGTCACGATCTCCGCCACGCAGGACGGCACGACCGGCGCGATGAGCTGGCACCCGGGGCAGCGGTACGGGCGCTGGGAGGCGTGCGTGCGCTCCGAGGCCGCGTCCGGCGGGCTGAACGCGCTGCTGCTGCTCTGGCCGGTGGCCGAGGACTTCCCGGTGGGCGGGGAGATCGACTGGATGGAGATCATGTCCGACGACCGGCAGGAGACGAGCTTCTTCCTGCACTACGGGCCGGACAACGACCAGGACCACGGGTCCGTGCGCCACGACTCGACGCGGTGGTCGGCCTACGCGCTCGAATGGACGCCGGAGAAGATCACCGCCTACGTGGACGGCGAGGAGTGGTACGCGACCACCGACGCCGAGAAGTTCCCGCCGCGGCCGATGAACATGACCATGCAGCTGGACTACTTCCCGCCGGCGGGCGGTCCGGCCGCCATGCACATGGACTGGGCCATGCAGTGGGCCCTTCCGGAGAGCGAGCCCGCCGAGCTGTCCCTCGCCCCCGGTGACCCGGCCACCGGCCAGCCGGACGACTACCCCGAACGCGCTCCGCGCCGCCTCGGATGA
- a CDS encoding alpha-ketoglutarate-dependent dioxygenase AlkB yields the protein MAAPDLAWQPSLLDAPVLELDRSFAAVHRRELAEGAWVDHEPGWCRGADALFARLLAETSWSGREVRMYDRVVPEPRLTHRWRLDDGPAPPAELCEMAEVLSVRYGVAFTQVGVNLYRDGADSVAWHGDRVARELPEAVVALVSLGGVRPFRLRPAGGGPSIGYLPGPGDLLVMGGSCQRTWQHAVPKTRASSPRISIQFRHAYVR from the coding sequence ATGGCCGCACCGGACCTCGCCTGGCAGCCCTCCCTGCTCGACGCGCCCGTGCTCGAGCTGGACCGCTCGTTCGCCGCAGTGCACCGCCGGGAGCTCGCCGAGGGGGCGTGGGTCGATCACGAGCCCGGCTGGTGCCGTGGTGCCGACGCGCTCTTCGCCCGGCTGCTGGCCGAGACCTCGTGGTCGGGGCGCGAGGTGCGCATGTACGACCGCGTCGTCCCCGAGCCTCGGCTCACCCACCGATGGCGGCTCGACGACGGGCCCGCGCCGCCCGCCGAGCTGTGCGAGATGGCCGAGGTGCTGAGCGTGCGTTACGGCGTGGCCTTCACGCAGGTCGGCGTCAACCTCTACCGCGACGGCGCCGACAGCGTCGCCTGGCACGGCGACCGCGTGGCCCGCGAGCTGCCGGAGGCCGTCGTCGCGCTGGTCTCGCTCGGCGGCGTGCGCCCGTTCCGGCTGCGACCCGCCGGAGGGGGTCCGTCGATCGGCTACCTCCCGGGCCCCGGCGACCTGCTCGTGATGGGTGGGTCCTGCCAGCGCACGTGGCAGCACGCCGTGCCGAAGACGCGGGCGTCGTCGCCGCGGATCAGCATCCAGTTCCGCCACGCGTACGTGCGCTGA
- a CDS encoding SPW repeat protein yields MTRTWHRWQDWAALAIGVLTLLSPIVVSTDTAALWSLIVFGVLIAGTALWSLAQPGSVASEYVHAVLGVLLFISPWVFGYSDLSGAAWTSWIAGVLTVAVGLAAVPAAQADHRGLAGQH; encoded by the coding sequence ATGACCAGGACATGGCACCGGTGGCAGGACTGGGCGGCACTCGCGATCGGTGTGCTGACGTTGCTGTCGCCGATCGTGGTGTCCACCGACACCGCAGCTCTGTGGTCGCTGATCGTGTTCGGTGTGCTGATCGCCGGCACCGCGCTGTGGTCGCTGGCGCAGCCGGGCTCGGTGGCGAGCGAGTACGTGCACGCGGTGCTGGGCGTCCTGCTGTTCATCTCGCCGTGGGTGTTCGGCTACTCCGACCTGAGCGGCGCGGCCTGGACGTCCTGGATCGCCGGTGTGCTGACGGTCGCGGTGGGGCTCGCCGCGGTACCCGCGGCGCAGGCCGACCACCGGGGGCTCGCCGGCCAGCACTGA
- a CDS encoding nuclear transport factor 2 family protein has protein sequence MADRPPLPPFSLETAKQKVQAAEDAWNTRDPERVSLAYSEDSVWRNRDRFVRGRREIVEFLTDKWERELDYALRKSLWTFAGNRIAVRFQYECRDAAGVWYRSYGNENWEFDEHGLMVRREASINDLVIDESERRIFGPRPEGERDLEIPLQ, from the coding sequence ATGGCCGACCGTCCGCCGCTGCCCCCGTTCAGCCTCGAGACCGCCAAGCAGAAGGTGCAGGCCGCCGAGGACGCCTGGAACACCCGTGATCCGGAGCGGGTGTCGCTCGCGTACAGCGAGGACTCGGTGTGGCGCAACCGGGACCGCTTCGTCCGCGGACGGCGGGAGATCGTCGAGTTCCTGACCGACAAGTGGGAGCGCGAGCTCGACTACGCGCTGCGCAAGTCGCTCTGGACGTTCGCCGGCAACCGCATCGCCGTCCGGTTCCAGTACGAGTGCCGCGACGCGGCCGGGGTCTGGTACCGCAGCTACGGCAACGAGAACTGGGAGTTCGACGAGCACGGCCTCATGGTGCGGCGGGAGGCCAGCATCAACGACCTCGTCATCGACGAGTCGGAGCGGCGGATCTTCGGGCCGCGCCCGGAGGGGGAGCGCGACCTGGAGATCCCGCTGCAATAG
- a CDS encoding PHP domain-containing protein, whose amino-acid sequence MTDTRDAVADLRRIAFLLERAHESTYRVRAFRTAAAVLRRRDPDEIARLVRTGELVRLKGVGEVTAKCVAESVRGEPPAYLQKLEAIEPSPLDTAAEALLEAIRGDCHSHTDASDGGSPLREMVETAQALGHDYLVITDHSPRLTVANGLSADRLRAQLDDIAELNAELGADSGGFRVLTGIEVDINEDGSLDQDEDLLARLDVVVASVHSKLRMPRAEMTERMLTAIDNPHVDVLGHCTGRMVTGNRKRPESQFDAAAVFAACAERGVAVEVNSRPERLDPPRRLLRLAVEAGCRFTIDTDAHAPGQLDWLRNGCERAAECEVPTERIMNTWPVERLLTRTRG is encoded by the coding sequence GTGACCGACACCCGGGACGCCGTGGCGGACCTGCGCCGCATCGCCTTCCTGCTGGAGCGCGCGCACGAGTCGACCTACCGGGTCCGGGCGTTCCGCACCGCGGCCGCCGTGTTGCGCCGGCGCGACCCGGACGAGATCGCGCGGCTCGTGCGCACCGGTGAGCTGGTGCGGCTCAAGGGGGTCGGGGAGGTCACGGCGAAGTGCGTGGCTGAGTCGGTGCGCGGTGAACCGCCCGCGTACCTGCAGAAGCTGGAGGCGATCGAGCCGTCGCCGCTCGACACGGCCGCCGAGGCGTTGCTGGAGGCGATCCGCGGGGACTGCCACAGCCACACCGACGCCTCCGACGGCGGGTCGCCGCTGCGGGAGATGGTGGAGACGGCGCAGGCACTCGGCCACGACTACCTCGTGATCACCGACCACTCGCCGCGCCTGACCGTTGCGAACGGCCTGTCCGCGGACCGGCTGCGGGCGCAGCTGGACGACATCGCGGAGCTCAACGCGGAGCTGGGCGCCGACTCCGGGGGCTTCCGGGTGCTCACCGGCATCGAGGTGGACATCAACGAGGACGGTTCCCTCGACCAGGACGAGGACCTGCTCGCCCGGCTGGACGTGGTCGTGGCGTCGGTGCACTCGAAGCTGCGGATGCCGCGCGCCGAGATGACCGAGCGGATGCTGACGGCGATCGACAACCCGCACGTCGACGTGCTCGGGCACTGCACCGGGCGGATGGTCACCGGTAACCGGAAGCGGCCGGAGTCGCAGTTCGACGCCGCTGCCGTGTTCGCGGCGTGCGCCGAGCGGGGGGTGGCGGTCGAGGTGAACTCCCGGCCGGAGCGGCTCGACCCGCCCAGGCGGCTGCTGCGCCTCGCGGTCGAGGCCGGGTGCCGGTTCACGATCGACACCGACGCCCACGCACCTGGCCAGCTCGACTGGCTGCGCAACGGGTGCGAGCGCGCGGCCGAGTGCGAGGTCCCCACCGAGCGGATCATGAACACCTGGCCCGTTGAGCGGCTCCTCACCCGTACGCGTGGCTGA
- a CDS encoding carbohydrate kinase, with protein sequence MSRRGIAITTIESGIIAVAGEALVDMVPAPVGEYFEAAPGGSPANVAVALARLGVPARLLARIADDMLGRRVRQHLTVNGVQLDHAVAAPEQTSLAMVSIAPDGGASYDFRITGTADWQWTADELDGALDGPVVALHSGSLALTMPPGAAALRALIARAAATATISYDPNCRPLLMGDPAEVLTGVYELLAVADVVKVSAEDLEWLLPGTRPEEVLEDWLGRGPAVVAVTLGGDGVLAGTASGVRSRRPTVPITVIDTVGAGDTFSAALLAGMHRRGLLGAAARPALRAVDAETLDALLDEAALAAAITCSRRGADPPTADDLLAHGAPR encoded by the coding sequence CTGAGCAGAAGGGGAATCGCCATCACCACGATCGAGAGCGGCATCATCGCGGTCGCGGGCGAGGCGCTCGTCGACATGGTCCCCGCGCCCGTCGGCGAGTACTTCGAGGCCGCGCCGGGCGGGAGCCCGGCCAACGTCGCGGTGGCGCTGGCACGGCTGGGGGTGCCGGCGCGGCTGCTCGCCCGGATCGCCGACGACATGCTCGGGCGCCGCGTCCGCCAGCACCTCACCGTCAACGGCGTACAGCTCGACCACGCCGTCGCCGCGCCCGAGCAGACGTCGCTCGCGATGGTGTCGATCGCCCCCGACGGCGGCGCCAGCTACGACTTCCGCATCACCGGCACCGCCGACTGGCAGTGGACCGCCGACGAGCTCGACGGAGCACTCGACGGGCCCGTGGTCGCGCTGCACTCCGGCTCGCTCGCGCTCACCATGCCGCCCGGGGCAGCCGCGCTGCGCGCGCTGATCGCGCGGGCCGCGGCGACGGCGACGATCAGCTACGACCCCAACTGCCGCCCGCTGCTGATGGGCGACCCGGCCGAGGTGCTGACCGGCGTGTACGAGCTGCTGGCCGTCGCGGACGTCGTGAAGGTCAGCGCGGAGGACCTCGAGTGGCTCCTGCCCGGCACGCGCCCGGAGGAGGTGCTGGAGGACTGGCTCGGACGGGGCCCGGCCGTCGTCGCGGTCACGCTCGGCGGGGACGGTGTGCTCGCCGGCACGGCGTCCGGCGTCCGGAGCCGCCGGCCGACCGTGCCGATCACGGTGATCGACACCGTCGGCGCCGGCGACACGTTCTCCGCCGCGCTGCTCGCCGGCATGCACCGGCGCGGGCTGCTCGGGGCCGCGGCACGGCCTGCGCTGCGCGCCGTCGACGCCGAGACCCTCGACGCGCTGCTCGACGAGGCCGCACTGGCCGCCGCGATCACCTGCAGCCGCCGGGGCGCCGACCCGCCCACGGCGGACGACCTGCTCGCACACGGGGCTCCTCGCTGA
- a CDS encoding CHAD domain-containing protein — protein sequence MTDATTRTESRIFRGAAEAGSPRLHALPGVHREDAVPQHVLEIERFDTQDHRLAAAGITLAVHRVEGEQPHWRLDLPDAANGEELRVPLAPDAPPVPEVPGELAELVRGVVRDGELRPAGQLRRVRTGTRLLGGDDRVLATVTHDHVTVATLGSSTEGAAWTEVQTHDTTDDGLAAELERRLAEAGLRPATTSAEAELDQLLRPAAPKRRRAGGKRMKAGTAGAALVDYLAAHVDRLAAEDLRARRGEPDAVHQLRVAARRLRSALQSYRRLLDRERADPIVDGLRELARALAPARDAEVLHERIRDGLRGLEPELLLGPVQAQVTRHYARVEGEAAAAVLSTLDGDDYARLRRDLDDLLQDPPLTERAARPAHKELPAHVARAARRLSRAVDVAVDANAPADRRDIAVHEARKAGKRLRYATEVARPAVGKDAKRFAKELKGFQTALGEHQDTVVAREALRELAAQAHGEGENGFAFGILHGRDTARATRIEEELPGLWASAWRRRNRRWLS from the coding sequence ATGACGGACGCGACGACCCGCACAGAGAGCCGTATCTTCCGCGGCGCCGCCGAGGCCGGCAGCCCCCGACTCCACGCGCTTCCCGGAGTCCACCGGGAGGACGCCGTTCCACAGCACGTGCTCGAGATCGAGCGCTTCGACACCCAGGACCACCGGCTCGCCGCAGCCGGGATCACCCTCGCGGTGCACCGCGTCGAGGGCGAGCAGCCGCACTGGCGGCTCGATCTCCCGGACGCCGCCAACGGCGAGGAGCTGCGCGTGCCGCTCGCTCCCGACGCGCCGCCGGTGCCGGAGGTGCCCGGCGAGCTGGCCGAGTTGGTGCGCGGCGTCGTGCGCGACGGCGAGCTGCGCCCCGCGGGGCAGCTCCGCCGCGTGCGCACCGGCACCCGCCTGCTGGGTGGCGACGACCGCGTGCTCGCCACCGTGACCCACGACCACGTCACGGTCGCCACGCTCGGCTCGTCGACCGAGGGCGCTGCGTGGACCGAGGTCCAGACGCACGACACGACCGACGACGGGCTCGCCGCCGAGCTCGAACGGCGCCTCGCCGAGGCCGGACTGCGGCCCGCCACGACGTCGGCGGAGGCGGAGCTGGACCAGCTGCTCCGGCCCGCCGCCCCGAAGCGGCGCCGGGCGGGCGGGAAGCGGATGAAGGCCGGCACGGCGGGCGCCGCGCTCGTCGACTACCTGGCCGCGCACGTCGACCGGCTCGCCGCCGAGGACCTGCGCGCCCGGCGCGGCGAGCCCGACGCCGTGCACCAGCTGCGGGTGGCCGCACGGCGGCTGCGCAGCGCGCTGCAGTCGTACCGGCGGCTGCTGGACCGCGAGCGCGCCGACCCGATCGTCGACGGCCTGCGGGAGCTGGCCCGCGCGCTCGCCCCGGCCCGTGACGCGGAGGTGCTGCACGAGCGGATTCGCGACGGCCTGCGCGGGCTGGAGCCGGAGCTGCTGCTCGGGCCGGTGCAGGCGCAGGTCACGCGGCACTACGCGCGTGTGGAGGGCGAGGCCGCGGCGGCGGTGCTCAGCACGCTGGACGGCGACGACTACGCCCGCCTGCGGCGCGATCTCGACGATCTGCTGCAGGACCCCCCGCTGACCGAGCGCGCCGCCCGGCCCGCCCACAAGGAGCTGCCGGCGCACGTCGCCCGGGCGGCGCGGCGCCTGTCCAGGGCGGTCGACGTGGCGGTCGACGCGAACGCCCCCGCCGACCGGCGGGACATCGCCGTGCACGAGGCCCGTAAGGCCGGCAAGCGGCTGCGCTACGCCACGGAGGTCGCCCGCCCAGCGGTGGGGAAGGACGCGAAGCGGTTCGCGAAGGAGCTCAAGGGGTTCCAGACCGCCCTCGGCGAGCACCAGGACACCGTCGTGGCCAGGGAGGCCCTCCGCGAGCTCGCCGCCCAGGCGCACGGCGAGGGGGAGAACGGCTTCGCGTTCGGCATCCTGCACGGCCGCGACACCGCCCGTGCCACCCGGATCGAGGAGGAGCTCCCGGGCCTGTGGGCCAGTGCCTGGCGCCGCCGCAACCGCCGCTGGCTGAGCTGA